One Hevea brasiliensis isolate MT/VB/25A 57/8 chromosome 6, ASM3005281v1, whole genome shotgun sequence genomic window, ttttgtctcCCTCTATATATATACTTCTAATTCACATTGTTTTTGTCATTTTATGATTtagtaaaatgatatttttatcaatttggaaataattattaaaaataattaaaaggattgattaatattaataatataaaaaaatatttaaattatttttattaattaaattatccaattaagttaattattaaaacGGAAACTAATACGAAAGTTTAAGAATTAacttaataatttaaaaagtttAACTAAAATTGAAAAAGCTTACAAaccattgaattttttttaatcaatcgtttagcctaaataaaaaaaaaattaatttaaatatacaaAGAAGATCAATGAATGCATCtgaaattttagaaatcaaataagtgaataaattaaatcattttaattaTTGAAACAAATAAAGCACTTTTTTCATATTTGGTATAAcgtaatcaaaattataatacaATCGTAATTAtattgtatatttaattatattatttgataataaaaaaattctgatataatgaaatgataattacataattaaaataatgattattacatacaaaaatatatgtaattataattattaattttaactttttttcatttattattaaTACTATCACCATTACTTGATTACAACTATCACCATCATGTTACCACTATCGCTATCACCACCACGACTTGACTATCGTTATTATCACTTAGCCACTGTTATCTTTATCAGTACATGATCATTACTAAGACTACCACTATCAGGTAATTACTAATCGCTGTAACCATTatacttattattatattatagtgTTTTGACATCACAAGATGTGAGTAGAAGTAGATGAGAATATATAACAAGGTCAAGTCTATGGCTAAGTATATATTGCGAATAGGGTTGACCTTTTGGTATTGTTTTGACATACATATAGTCATTGCATGGCTCAATTAaactttagaaaaaaaaaaaatgttaccaAAAGTCTAATAGTAATTATCATCTAACTAATTTTGCTCAAGATGAAGTCATTTAGAGTAAGCAATGACATTAACTCACCCAACAATACTCATATTACATTTTGATCATTATCAAAATCTAatcataactcattactcattctTTCAAACCAATTCTTAATTAcagttataattattaattagactctaattgagagattaaaaatatatatatttttaaaatactattaaaaaataatttaattatttaaacaattaaattatgttaattttaactttaaaatttttaataccttttaattaagtatttaagaaaatatttttgtgAAAAGTTTTTTATCAAATGTGTTAAGCCAAATATTCTCTTACAAAGCTTAAACTCTTAATATGAATTCACTTGAGTAAAGCATATAAAAAAGCTAGTTACTAAACCCTCCCATACGCTAAGCCACACATATATTTTATAACAACTGCATAGTTAAGCCATTAAATTTGGTGGCATTACATTTATCAAACAGTAATTAGTCAAGGGATTCCAATTATAGGAAAGAAGGGAGTATAAAAGCTAGAAGGTGCTAAGCCCCACTCCCTTGGGACAGGCAGATCAATTGTCTTGGAGGAACCTATGTTTTTTAGCTTCCCAACAGGGGAGGTAGTGGAAAAGACAAGAGGAGTGGAGATAGTGTATGAGCTAGAATCTTGGATTTTCACAATCTTGGACACCATGTTCTTCCTTGACGCATAGATCTGGCTTGAACCACCAATAAGCTTGGCTAGGCAATTCAATGGAGTAGTTGAAGTTCTTGAGCTACTACCTGAAGGAAGCTCAACCTCAAAGGAGCCCTGACTTTTTGTTGTACTTGCAGCTAACCTTTTCACATTAGCACACTTCACTAAAACCTTGATGCCTGAAACATAGGGTGGACATAAGAAATTTCTAAACTTTTGGATGAGAGGATACACGTTAAAGATGTCACTTTAAGCCTAATGGACTCTCCTTTAATGGGTATGTTAGAATTCAAATAATCATGATTGTCCCCTCTTGTTTACTTGTTAATTTTTGAACCATTTTCATGTGAGGGAACatgtctcttttattaattaaacttaaGCATATGGAGCtttcaaatattaattaaacttGAGCATATGAGGATGTGACTTCAATTAGAATTTGACTCCTTTTTATACACTAACTAAGCTCAGCTAGATGAATACTttggtataataaaataagacAATAACTACTAATGAGTTTTAGTTCAATCATTTTCCTGACTGTGAAGTCTTAACTGAAATCCCAATTAAAGTCAAATTAacgaatttttttattattttaaaaaacaaAGCGACAACTTAAAAACCATCACTATTACATGAAATTAATGGCATCAAGATTAGGAGGTCATGAAACAAACCTGAGAAGTCATAATGGCTACTGCAATCAAGGCAAGTGAGGTTCCCTTTGAGGACTTGGCATCTCGACAGCTGAAAAATCCCTGAAAGAACCACAGCAAAAAGCAGCACTGCAACAGGACGAAGCGCCATGGATTGGAAGCCAAAAGCTGAAGGAATTTAGTGTGAAGATTGGAGAATGAATGGCAAGTATTATAGCATATAAATAAGAAGAGAAAGCATCCTCAGACAACAAACATAATAAATATGGACCCCAATTTTAATGCCAGTAGGTTGCCATTAATTTTACTTCCTTAAATCTTGTGAACTCACCTCAACAAGCAGAtagatttttcttttactttcaTCACATTATAGTCAAGGATAGTTATCACTTTTGACAAATGAAGCTATCCAAGGACACAGTGATCACTTCACTTATGTTTGAAGTAATGTACTATTAAAATGATCTTAATTGATTCTACATGTATCTCAACACAAACAATATGTGATTGAAAAGCTGTTCCCATATAAAATTGAAATCATATTAGCAGCATCTTTTGAAGTAAGCACATTGCATTTAATATGTTAGTACAGTGGTAGGTGATGGTTCAGTTTTGCAGCACAAATGACAAAAACATTAAAGAAAGTGGGAAATTTTTCACACCATCATATCATAATTGACAAGTGCATAATTAATTCTAGCCTACAATGTATTGTAAGAAGACTGTGATTGACAGTTAGAATGTGTGGACAGCTAAAGATCCAGTTGGCTAAGCTTGCAACCACAATTTCTATCCACACTTGCTCTACTGGTTTTTGTAGGGCAGCTTTTAAAGCATATCAAAAGTCACCACCTCCGTTTATGATTGTGTCTGCCTCCTCAATCCCTTCCCTTGCTACCACTTATTTGAAATTGCTACAATTCCATTCCACAAAATTTGGTGGAATTTAACTGAATTTCATGcttttatgtatttaatttatatatataaaaaaaaattcaattctaagaatttattataattaaaatcaatttctATTAAGTTTGAtagaatttgaaattaatttcataaaaacttatataataaaatttttcatactaAAGTGCCCTTATCAAAAAATTTGCTTTCGATAATTTATCTTTTTATATACTTACATGTTTAAATTATTTACTTTAAAATTTTGATCACTTTTGTgattaatagaaaaataatttgaatctccaaagaaaaataaccaaatacTATTactaaaaagaaaatggaaaccacAAATTAGTTTTCTATCCATAATATGTATTGACAATTATATAAAGTATTTTGTATTTGTCTTAACTTTTTAATGTCTAATAATGACATTATTTATATCGTTATGTAAATCTCTTATATTATGAGACATGACTATATTATTGCTTTATATATTTGTTAACTACTATAAACTTATTacatataagattttttttttaatgctgtaaaaaattataattttttttatttttctcttaaatGTAATTTAGAAAATAAgaataaatgaatttaattatatgaaattcaatttaatattacattttaaattatgttatattaaggctctatttattttatgaaaaatattttttacattttctTGAGTTTAGGGTAGTCAAGAAAATTAGTcaacgaaaaatattttcctgATCAAAGGAAAAACTAagtcatttttaaagaaaatgacttttattttttaaaagaaaaagtcatttttgattttttaaattttgataatcttattaaaatatgaacacacttatacatatatgaaataaccaaacaatagaaaatatttttcaaaaaaaatattttccatagaCAAATTACTTTTCATGAAACAAACGGAGTCTAAATGAtagaatttattttaaatgaattcCAAAACTTATAATAGAGTTCACTTTTCTTTATCACCAATGTTACATTGtgtttcatatatatataaagggataaattttaatagcgGTACTTAAATTTTATgagtagtaattaaaaatatagaataaaattttttaaattttgaaattttatgcattaaaatctttttaaCTCTCTATAACCGGTTTATAAATAATACACAAATGTggataattcaaaataaaaataatgcaAATGATTGctactatttttttaatatagaGTCCTTTTAATAAGCTATTATACATCTAAgtgctttattattttatatagttAAAATTCTTTTATGGTTAATAGGTGAAGAAAATTATAGTTGATTTTGTTACTATCACATAGAAGagaaaaaattattcatattacTGTTATTCTGGATTACATAAATTGGCTATTGAGAATTAGAAGAGTTTTACTGTGAGTTTAAGagggttttatattatatttttaaatttaaaaatgattCCGTTACAACTCCTAAATTTTAGGGATGACTCTTGAAATTTATCTAATTTCAAAGTCAAGAAAACA contains:
- the LOC110663124 gene encoding uncharacterized protein LOC110663124; this translates as MALRPVAVLLFAVVLSGIFQLSRCQVLKGNLTCLDCSSHYDFSGIKVLVKCANVKRLAASTTKSQGSFEVELPSGSSSRTSTTPLNCLAKLIGGSSQIYASRKNMVSKIVKIQDSSSYTISTPLVFSTTSPVGKLKNIGSSKTIDLPVPREWGLAPSSFYTPFFPIIGIP